The Halorhabdus sp. BNX81 genome includes a region encoding these proteins:
- a CDS encoding GIY-YIG nuclease family protein, translated as MTAQGTYTLLVTLDQAATITFGAAGERELAAGGYAYTGSAFGTGGFGRIDRHRELAAGERDVRHWHVDYLLGHPGTELTDVVKTVDEDIECPVAREIAAEAQPVAGIGASDCDCNTHLAYAPDIAELRRTVEGAHDAAVDR; from the coding sequence ATGACAGCCCAGGGAACCTATACGCTCCTCGTCACCCTCGATCAAGCGGCGACGATCACCTTCGGCGCGGCGGGCGAGCGCGAGCTGGCGGCTGGCGGGTACGCCTACACCGGCAGCGCCTTCGGGACGGGCGGGTTCGGCCGGATCGACCGCCACCGCGAACTCGCGGCGGGCGAGCGGGACGTTCGCCACTGGCACGTCGATTACCTGCTGGGGCACCCCGGGACGGAATTGACGGACGTGGTGAAGACGGTCGACGAAGACATCGAATGTCCAGTCGCCAGGGAGATCGCGGCCGAAGCCCAACCGGTTGCGGGGATCGGGGCTTCGGACTGTGATTGCAATACGCATCTCGCGTACGCGCCCGACATCGCTGAACTCCGGCGGACGGTCGAGGGAGCCCACGACGCGGCAGTCGATCGCTGA
- a CDS encoding PAS domain S-box protein: MRTTRGILAVAVALGMSVWVLDAVLDAMFFYEGTPFVALLLTDIPAHELYIRIVIMVVFVAAGAVTARQADQMRERERETTLFRRLVDEATDSVFLMDPTTGTIEDVNRTASNVLGYDRSTLVGMSVAEINPEFADPNEFKEFLDSPEGRELEYYETAHVRADGTTVPVEISASDVDIDGRRYRVAIARNISERKERERRITHYKQAVESSRDQLAAIDSELQFLFANEAYRSFHGIEAEMVHGRTLDSVLDDREFRTVEPHLGDALAGEQVQFEMTRTHAGEDDRVLDVRYWPLRDADGAIQGVGASLRDVTDHREMVEDLRRARERYESLFDSIRDAILVADTDRRIVDCNPAFTELFGYSLDEIEGKPTAAICESDDEFQAMGESLSQHLEDPTFVQTVRYEKQSGQVFPGETNVFYLRDRDGEITGFIGLIRDVSDRRARITQIQTIDRVLRHNLNNALTVILGNADSIADATTADPRESAERIIRTGEQLRATVEKEREITSFLAESRPTVQRDAVAVVESVVADLREQYPTAELTVDLPTEQPVLTVEYLDRAIEELVENAVTHSDQSTPTITITVTTDDGIVEINVADDGPGIPEMERQVLTGTQDIEPLFHGRGIGLWLVHLIVQHSDGQLSFATNDPRGSVVTVRLPTPDERTE; this comes from the coding sequence ATGCGAACCACGAGGGGGATTCTGGCGGTCGCTGTGGCCCTCGGAATGTCCGTCTGGGTTCTCGATGCGGTTTTAGACGCCATGTTCTTCTACGAGGGGACGCCGTTCGTCGCGCTACTCCTGACAGACATACCGGCCCACGAACTGTACATCCGAATCGTGATCATGGTCGTCTTCGTGGCCGCCGGGGCCGTCACGGCGAGACAGGCGGACCAGATGCGCGAGCGCGAGCGCGAGACGACGCTGTTTCGACGGCTGGTCGACGAAGCGACCGACAGCGTGTTCCTGATGGACCCGACGACGGGGACGATCGAAGACGTAAACCGGACCGCAAGCAACGTCCTCGGGTACGATCGCTCGACGCTCGTCGGGATGTCCGTCGCCGAGATCAACCCCGAGTTCGCGGACCCGAATGAGTTCAAGGAATTTTTGGATTCACCGGAGGGCAGGGAATTAGAGTACTACGAGACGGCCCATGTCCGGGCCGACGGAACCACGGTCCCGGTCGAGATTTCGGCATCGGACGTCGATATCGACGGTCGCCGATACCGGGTCGCGATCGCCCGAAACATCTCCGAGCGCAAGGAGCGCGAGCGGCGGATCACCCACTACAAACAGGCCGTCGAGAGTTCGCGCGACCAGCTTGCGGCCATCGATTCGGAGTTGCAGTTTCTGTTCGCCAACGAGGCTTATCGGTCGTTTCACGGTATCGAGGCGGAAATGGTCCACGGTCGGACACTCGATAGTGTACTCGACGACAGGGAGTTCAGGACAGTCGAACCCCACCTCGGGGACGCACTGGCGGGCGAACAGGTCCAGTTCGAGATGACGCGGACACACGCTGGCGAAGACGATCGCGTGCTCGACGTCCGATACTGGCCGTTACGTGACGCCGACGGGGCGATCCAGGGAGTGGGAGCGTCGCTTCGGGACGTCACAGATCACCGGGAGATGGTCGAGGATCTCCGGCGAGCACGGGAACGCTACGAATCGCTGTTCGACAGCATCAGAGACGCCATCCTGGTCGCCGACACCGATCGACGGATCGTCGATTGCAACCCGGCGTTTACAGAGCTGTTCGGATACAGTTTAGACGAGATCGAGGGAAAGCCGACGGCTGCCATCTGTGAGAGCGACGACGAATTTCAGGCGATGGGGGAATCCCTGAGCCAGCACCTGGAGGACCCAACGTTCGTTCAGACAGTCCGCTACGAGAAGCAGTCCGGACAGGTGTTCCCGGGCGAGACGAACGTCTTCTATCTCCGGGACCGGGACGGCGAGATCACCGGGTTCATCGGGCTCATCAGGGACGTTTCCGACCGGCGGGCACGCATTACCCAGATCCAGACGATCGACCGGGTCCTGCGGCACAATCTCAACAACGCGCTCACTGTCATCCTGGGCAACGCCGATTCGATCGCCGACGCGACGACGGCGGACCCCCGAGAGAGTGCGGAACGGATCATCCGAACGGGAGAGCAACTCCGGGCCACAGTGGAGAAAGAACGGGAGATCACGAGTTTCCTGGCCGAATCCCGCCCGACGGTCCAACGCGATGCGGTTGCGGTCGTCGAGAGCGTGGTCGCCGACCTGCGCGAACAGTATCCGACGGCCGAGTTGACGGTCGATCTCCCGACCGAACAGCCCGTTCTCACGGTAGAATACCTCGACCGGGCGATCGAAGAACTCGTCGAGAACGCTGTGACTCACTCGGACCAATCCACGCCGACGATCACGATCACGGTCACGACAGACGATGGCATCGTCGAAATCAACGTCGCCGATGACGGGCCGGGGATCCCCGAGATGGAGCGCCAGGTGTTGACCGGTACCCAGGACATCGAGCCGCTGTTTCACGGGCGCGGTATCGGGTTGTGGCTCGTCCACCTCATCGTCCAGCATTCCGACGGTCAGCTTTCGTTCGCCACCAACGACCCCCGCGGCAGCGTCGTCACCGTTCGGCTGCCGACCCCTGACGAGCGGACGGAGTGA
- a CDS encoding FeoA family protein, translated as MSEVLADVGSGESVRLTEVPDGDTRARLLRLGFLDGAVECRHHIRKGPVIVRRNGTDLALGSDLASEIEIERPTTEASD; from the coding sequence ATGAGTGAGGTACTGGCCGACGTGGGTTCAGGGGAGTCCGTCCGGTTGACCGAGGTACCGGACGGGGACACGCGCGCACGGCTGTTACGGCTGGGATTTCTGGACGGGGCCGTCGAGTGTCGCCACCATATCCGGAAGGGGCCGGTGATCGTGCGGCGCAACGGAACGGATCTCGCACTCGGCTCGGACCTCGCTAGCGAGATCGAGATCGAACGGCCGACCACGGAGGCCAGTGATTGA
- the thiE gene encoding thiamine phosphate synthase, which yields MPDWNVYLVTQESLSGERTTPEVVASAVDGGVDVVQLREKDRSARERYETGRLIREHTREAGVTFIVNDRVDLALALDADGVHLGDEDLPVAVARDLLGEDAIIGRSVSFVDDAREAEAAGTDYLGVGAIYATGSKDDIDDDEYAIGTDRLADIVDAVDIPVVGIGGVTTENASEVVEAGADGVAVITEITDADEPAVATRELATVVTEAQR from the coding sequence ATGCCCGACTGGAACGTCTATCTGGTCACCCAGGAATCGCTCTCCGGCGAGCGAACGACCCCCGAAGTCGTCGCGTCGGCGGTCGACGGCGGCGTGGACGTGGTGCAACTGCGTGAAAAGGACCGCAGCGCGCGGGAGCGCTACGAGACCGGGCGGCTAATCCGGGAGCACACCCGGGAGGCGGGCGTCACCTTCATCGTCAACGACCGGGTCGACCTCGCACTCGCACTCGATGCCGACGGCGTCCACCTCGGCGACGAGGATCTACCCGTGGCTGTCGCTCGTGACTTGCTCGGCGAAGACGCGATCATCGGGCGGTCAGTGTCGTTCGTCGACGACGCCCGCGAGGCCGAAGCAGCCGGGACGGACTACCTCGGCGTCGGGGCGATCTACGCCACCGGCTCGAAGGACGACATCGATGACGATGAGTACGCCATCGGCACCGACCGTCTGGCGGATATCGTCGACGCCGTCGACATCCCGGTCGTGGGAATCGGGGGCGTCACCACCGAGAACGCAAGCGAGGTAGTCGAGGCCGGGGCGGACGGCGTTGCGGTGATTACCGAAATCACGGACGCGGACGAGCCGGCAGTCGCGACCCGGGAGCTGGCAACCGTCGTCACTGAGGCACAGCGATAG